A region of Cumulibacter manganitolerans DNA encodes the following proteins:
- a CDS encoding DNA-3-methyladenine glycosylase, producing the protein MAGAVRLMRALDRELFARPPQVVAPELIGRLLVVGDGPERVAVRLTEVEAYSDEDPASHTYRGRTPRNEVMFGEPGHLYVYFSYGMHHCANVVSHLEGRSGGVLLRAGNVVDGVALARSRRGRPSSDHLLARGPGCLTQALGLSLVDGGSDLCKPSARIRLYDDGYRFEVSSGPRVGVRLAADTPWRYWAAGERSVSAYKRSPRALLSEG; encoded by the coding sequence GTGGCTGGCGCCGTCCGGCTGATGCGGGCCCTGGACAGGGAGCTGTTCGCCCGGCCGCCGCAGGTGGTCGCCCCCGAGCTGATCGGCAGGCTGCTCGTCGTCGGGGACGGGCCGGAGCGGGTGGCCGTGCGGCTGACCGAGGTCGAGGCGTACAGCGATGAGGATCCCGCCTCGCACACGTACCGCGGCCGCACGCCCCGCAACGAGGTGATGTTCGGGGAGCCGGGGCACCTCTACGTGTACTTCTCGTACGGCATGCATCACTGCGCCAACGTGGTGAGCCACCTGGAGGGCCGCAGCGGGGGAGTCCTGCTGCGCGCGGGCAACGTCGTGGACGGCGTCGCCCTGGCCCGCTCGCGCCGGGGGCGGCCGAGCAGCGACCACCTGCTGGCCCGCGGCCCGGGGTGCCTCACGCAGGCTCTGGGGCTGAGCCTCGTCGACGGCGGATCCGACCTCTGCAAGCCATCCGCTCGGATCCGGCTGTACGACGACGGGTACCGGTTCGAGGTGAGCTCGGGTCCCCGGGTCGGCGTGCGGCTCGCGGCGGACACGCCGTGGCGGTACTGGGCCGCGGGCGAGCGATCGGTGTCCGCGTACAAGCGCAGCCCGAGGGCCTTGCTGAGCGAGGGGTGA
- the tyrS gene encoding tyrosine--tRNA ligase: MTHLLDDLAWRDLIADTTDIDALRAAMDEGPITVYVGFDPTAPSLHHGNLLQLITLKRFQLAGHRPLGLVGGSTGLIGDPGGRTSERQLNPKEVVAEWVERLQRQVARFLDFDGDNAAVMVNNLDWTGPMSAIDFLRDIGKHFRVNKMIAKEAVSARLSSDAGISYTEFSYQILQGLDYLELYRRYGCTLQTGGSDQWGNLTAGVDLIRRVEGTPVHAIATKLITKADGTKFGKTAGGAVWLDPEMFSPYAFHQFWLGADDRDIAGWLKAFSLRPREEIEALIAEGAEKPQLRIPQRALADELTELVHGAEERAAADLAGRALFGRGDLGELEGRVLEASLQEAGITEVVADDGALPSVAQLMRDTGLASGLGDARRAIKEGGAYVNNARVTDPEAVLRREDLLAGGLVVVRRGKRQVKGARVG, encoded by the coding sequence GTGACCCACCTGCTGGACGACCTGGCCTGGCGAGACCTCATCGCCGACACCACCGACATCGACGCGTTGCGCGCCGCGATGGACGAGGGCCCGATCACCGTCTACGTGGGCTTCGACCCGACGGCGCCCAGCCTGCACCACGGGAATCTGCTGCAGCTGATCACGCTGAAGCGGTTCCAGCTGGCCGGGCACCGTCCGCTCGGCCTGGTCGGTGGCTCGACCGGCCTGATCGGCGACCCCGGTGGCCGGACGTCGGAGCGCCAGCTGAACCCGAAGGAGGTCGTCGCCGAGTGGGTGGAGCGCCTGCAGCGCCAGGTCGCGCGCTTCCTCGACTTCGACGGCGACAACGCGGCGGTCATGGTGAACAACCTCGACTGGACCGGCCCGATGTCGGCGATCGACTTCCTGCGGGACATCGGCAAGCACTTCCGGGTGAACAAGATGATCGCGAAGGAGGCGGTCAGTGCCCGGTTGAGCTCAGACGCCGGTATCAGCTACACCGAGTTCAGCTACCAGATCCTGCAAGGGCTGGACTACCTCGAGCTGTACCGCCGCTACGGCTGCACCCTGCAGACCGGCGGCTCGGACCAGTGGGGGAACCTCACCGCCGGCGTCGACCTGATCCGGCGGGTCGAGGGCACCCCCGTGCACGCGATCGCGACCAAGCTCATCACCAAGGCCGACGGCACGAAGTTCGGCAAGACCGCCGGTGGTGCGGTCTGGCTGGACCCGGAGATGTTCTCGCCGTACGCCTTCCACCAGTTCTGGCTCGGCGCCGACGACCGGGACATCGCAGGCTGGCTGAAGGCGTTCAGCCTGCGTCCCCGCGAGGAGATCGAGGCGCTGATCGCGGAGGGAGCCGAGAAGCCGCAGCTGCGCATCCCGCAGCGGGCCCTGGCCGACGAGCTGACGGAGCTGGTGCACGGGGCCGAGGAGCGGGCCGCGGCCGATCTCGCCGGACGGGCCCTGTTCGGGCGCGGCGACCTCGGCGAGCTGGAGGGCCGCGTCCTGGAGGCCTCGCTGCAGGAAGCCGGCATCACCGAGGTGGTGGCCGACGACGGCGCGCTGCCGTCCGTCGCGCAGCTGATGCGCGACACCGGCCTGGCCTCGGGCCTCGGGGACGCGCGGCGCGCGATCAAGGAGGGCGGCGCGTACGTCAACAACGCTCGGGTCACCGATCCCGAGGCGGTGCTGCGCCGCGAGGACCTCCTCGCCGGCGGTCTCGTCGTCGTCCGGCGCGGCAAGCGGCAGGTCAAGGGCGCACGCGTCGGCTAA
- the argJ gene encoding bifunctional glutamate N-acetyltransferase/amino-acid acetyltransferase ArgJ, with product MSVTLPQGFRASGVTAGLKPSGKPDVAVIENLGPSFAAACVFTANRCKANPVLWSEQVVADGEVRAIVVNSGGANCYTGSRGFQTTHASAERTADLLGISAGDVLVCSTGLIGELLDEPKLFGGIEAAVGALDADGGDAAAQAIMTTDTVPKIATHQGAGWSIGGIAKGAGMLAPSLATMLVFLTTDAALTSDELDAALRVACARSFDRIDSDGCMSTNDTVALLASGASSVHPDLDEFAAALSELCLDLALQLIRDAEGASHDIAITTVNAASESDALEVGRAVARSNLLKCAIFGNDPNWGRILAAAGTTQAAFDPQRIDVSINGVMICRDGEPGEDRELVDMAASRDVTIVIDLKAGPEAATLWTNDLTTDYVHENSAYST from the coding sequence GTGAGCGTCACTCTCCCCCAGGGATTCCGGGCCAGTGGCGTCACGGCCGGTCTCAAGCCGAGCGGCAAGCCCGATGTGGCGGTGATCGAGAACCTCGGCCCGTCGTTCGCGGCCGCGTGCGTCTTCACCGCCAACCGCTGCAAGGCCAACCCGGTGCTGTGGAGCGAGCAGGTGGTCGCCGACGGAGAGGTGCGGGCGATCGTGGTCAACTCCGGCGGCGCCAACTGCTACACCGGCAGCCGCGGCTTCCAGACCACCCACGCCAGCGCCGAGCGGACGGCCGACCTGCTGGGCATCTCGGCCGGCGACGTGCTCGTCTGCTCCACCGGGCTGATCGGCGAGCTGCTCGACGAGCCGAAGCTGTTCGGCGGCATCGAGGCGGCGGTCGGCGCCCTCGACGCCGACGGCGGTGACGCGGCCGCGCAGGCGATCATGACGACCGACACCGTCCCGAAGATCGCCACGCACCAGGGCGCCGGCTGGTCGATCGGCGGCATCGCCAAGGGGGCCGGAATGCTCGCGCCGTCGCTGGCGACGATGCTCGTGTTCCTCACCACCGACGCGGCGCTCACCTCGGACGAGCTCGACGCCGCGCTGCGGGTCGCCTGCGCACGGAGCTTCGACCGGATCGACTCCGACGGCTGCATGTCCACCAACGACACGGTCGCGCTGCTGGCCAGTGGCGCCAGCAGCGTGCACCCGGATCTCGACGAGTTCGCCGCCGCGCTGTCCGAGCTGTGCCTCGACCTGGCGCTGCAGCTCATCCGCGATGCCGAGGGCGCCTCGCACGACATCGCGATCACCACGGTCAACGCCGCCTCCGAGAGCGATGCGCTGGAGGTCGGCAGGGCCGTGGCGCGCAGCAACCTGCTGAAGTGCGCGATCTTCGGCAACGACCCCAACTGGGGGCGCATCCTGGCCGCCGCCGGCACCACCCAGGCGGCGTTCGACCCGCAGCGGATCGACGTGTCGATCAACGGCGTGATGATCTGCCGCGACGGCGAGCCCGGCGAGGACCGCGAGCTGGTCGACATGGCTGCATCCCGCGACGTGACGATCGTGATCGACCTCAAGGCCGGGCCCGAGGCGGCCACGCTGTGGACGAACGACCTCACGACCGACTACGTCCACGAGAACTCGGCGTACTCGACATGA
- a CDS encoding acetylornithine transaminase, giving the protein MTSSDYTARWTASLMNNYGTPPVTLVRGDGPFVYDVDGKRYLDLLAGIAVNILGHAHPRIVEAVSTQIATLGHVSNLYAHPRTIELAERLLTLAGRAGKVLFCNSGAEANEAAFKLSRLTGRTKVVAAEGAFHGRTMGALSLTGQPAKADPFRPLPGDVVHVPYGDIDAMRAAVDDQTAMVLLEPIMGEGGVIVPPEGYLPAVQDLAREHGALFALDEVQTGICRTGDWFAFQHEGLQPDVITLAKGLGGGLPIGACLAFGDAGDLLTPGMHGTTFGGNPVAAAAGLAVLDVATESDLNGAAKSRGAHVADALADVVGDVRGRGLLRAFDVPADSSKDLADRLRGKGFLVNNVSPSSIRLAPPLIITDDQLDTFVDALAAELEETS; this is encoded by the coding sequence ATGACCAGCAGCGACTACACGGCGCGGTGGACCGCCAGCCTGATGAACAACTACGGCACGCCGCCGGTGACGCTCGTCCGCGGCGACGGGCCGTTCGTCTACGACGTCGACGGCAAGCGCTACCTCGATCTGCTCGCCGGCATCGCGGTCAACATCCTCGGTCACGCGCACCCCCGGATCGTCGAGGCGGTGTCGACGCAGATCGCGACGCTCGGGCACGTCAGCAACCTCTACGCGCATCCGCGCACCATCGAGCTCGCGGAGCGGCTGCTCACCCTCGCGGGGCGGGCAGGGAAGGTGCTGTTCTGCAACTCCGGGGCAGAGGCCAACGAGGCCGCGTTCAAGCTCTCGCGGCTGACCGGCCGCACGAAGGTGGTGGCCGCCGAGGGCGCCTTCCACGGCCGCACCATGGGTGCGCTGTCGCTCACCGGGCAGCCCGCCAAGGCCGACCCGTTCCGGCCGCTGCCCGGCGACGTCGTGCACGTCCCGTACGGCGACATCGACGCGATGCGTGCCGCCGTGGACGACCAGACGGCGATGGTCCTGCTCGAGCCGATCATGGGCGAGGGCGGCGTCATCGTGCCGCCGGAGGGCTACCTGCCGGCCGTGCAGGACCTGGCGCGCGAGCACGGGGCGCTGTTCGCGCTCGACGAGGTGCAGACCGGCATCTGCCGCACCGGTGACTGGTTCGCGTTCCAGCACGAGGGCCTGCAGCCCGACGTCATCACCCTCGCCAAGGGCCTCGGCGGCGGCCTGCCGATCGGCGCGTGCCTCGCATTCGGCGACGCCGGCGACCTGCTCACCCCCGGCATGCACGGGACGACGTTCGGCGGCAACCCGGTGGCGGCCGCCGCGGGGCTCGCGGTGCTCGACGTCGCCACCGAGAGCGACCTGAACGGCGCCGCGAAGAGCCGCGGCGCGCACGTCGCCGACGCGCTGGCGGACGTCGTGGGCGACGTCCGGGGGCGCGGCCTGCTCCGCGCCTTCGACGTCCCCGCCGACAGCTCCAAGGATCTCGCCGACCGGCTGCGCGGCAAGGGATTCCTGGTCAACAACGTCTCGCCGTCCAGCATCCGCCTCGCGCCGCCGCTGATCATCACCGACGACCAGCTCGACACCTTCGTGGACGCGCTGGCAGCAGAGCTCGAGGAGACCTCATGA
- the argH gene encoding argininosuccinate lyase, with amino-acid sequence MEQNEQATRLWGGRFSSGPSPEMTALSLSVHFDWRLAKYDLQGSRAHARVLANAGLLDDDELDKMLAALDELEKDVESGSFQGTEADEDVHTALERGLIERLGTLGGKLRAGRSRNDQVATDLRLYLRDNVRTIVAALIELQKSLLAKAEEYRDVVAPGMTHLQHAQPILFSHQLLAHVHAFARDVDRLRDWDRRAAVSPLGAGALAGSSLALDPVAVAQDLGFDRPADNSIDAVSDRDYVAEFLFAAALIGVHLSRIGEEVVLWTTTEFGWVTLHDSWATGSSIMPQKKNPDIGELARGKSGRFIGNLMSLLTTLKALPLAYDRDLQEDKECTFDSVEQLQMLLPAVSGMIATMKVNADNVSRGAGAGHALATDIAEWLVRQGVPFREAHEVSGAAVRECDERGCELYDLSAADLAAVDARLTPDVLDVLTVDGALASRSTHGGTAPSAVLTQIENIKSALAEQSAWLAPSG; translated from the coding sequence ATGGAGCAGAACGAGCAGGCCACCCGCCTGTGGGGCGGTCGCTTCTCGTCCGGCCCCTCACCAGAGATGACGGCGCTTTCGCTGTCGGTCCACTTCGACTGGAGGCTGGCGAAGTACGACCTGCAAGGGTCGCGCGCACACGCCCGTGTGCTGGCGAATGCGGGGCTGCTCGACGACGACGAGCTGGACAAGATGCTGGCCGCCCTCGACGAGCTCGAGAAGGACGTCGAGAGCGGCTCCTTCCAGGGCACCGAGGCCGACGAGGACGTGCACACCGCGCTCGAGCGTGGGCTGATCGAACGGCTCGGCACGCTCGGTGGCAAGCTGCGCGCCGGACGCAGCCGCAACGACCAGGTGGCCACCGACCTTCGGCTCTACCTGCGCGACAACGTGCGCACGATCGTCGCCGCGCTGATCGAGCTGCAGAAGTCGCTGCTGGCCAAGGCCGAGGAGTACCGCGACGTCGTCGCGCCCGGCATGACGCACCTGCAGCACGCGCAGCCGATCCTGTTCTCCCATCAGCTGCTCGCGCACGTGCACGCGTTCGCGCGCGACGTCGATCGCTTGCGTGACTGGGATCGACGCGCGGCCGTCAGCCCGCTGGGCGCCGGCGCGCTGGCGGGGTCGTCGTTGGCGCTCGACCCGGTGGCCGTCGCGCAGGATCTGGGCTTCGACCGGCCGGCCGACAACTCGATCGACGCCGTCTCCGACCGGGACTACGTCGCGGAGTTCCTGTTCGCCGCGGCGCTGATCGGCGTCCATCTCTCGCGGATCGGCGAGGAGGTGGTGCTGTGGACCACGACGGAGTTCGGCTGGGTGACGCTGCACGACTCGTGGGCGACCGGGTCCTCGATCATGCCGCAGAAGAAGAACCCCGACATCGGCGAGCTGGCCCGCGGCAAGTCCGGGCGGTTCATCGGCAACCTGATGTCGCTCCTGACGACGCTGAAGGCGTTGCCGTTGGCGTACGACCGGGATCTGCAGGAGGACAAGGAATGCACCTTCGACTCCGTCGAGCAGCTGCAGATGCTGCTGCCGGCCGTCAGCGGCATGATCGCGACGATGAAGGTCAACGCCGACAACGTCTCGCGCGGTGCCGGCGCGGGACACGCGCTGGCGACGGACATCGCCGAATGGCTGGTGCGCCAGGGCGTGCCGTTCCGCGAGGCGCACGAGGTCAGCGGTGCCGCCGTGCGTGAGTGCGACGAGCGCGGGTGCGAGCTGTACGACCTGAGCGCCGCCGACCTCGCCGCGGTCGACGCGCGACTCACCCCCGACGTCCTCGACGTGCTCACCGTCGACGGCGCGCTGGCCTCCCGCTCGACCCACGGCGGCACCGCGCCGTCGGCCGTGCTGACGCAGATCGAGAACATCAAGTCCGCGCTGGCCGAGCAGAGCGCGTGGCTGGCGCCGTCCGGCTGA
- the argR gene encoding arginine repressor, with amino-acid sequence MSTPATKPARQARIAELIETHVVESQAQLLDLLAGDGTVITQATLSRDLEEIGAHKARVEGAHPRYVVTRDGMPLPVGSDRPSARLGRLVGELLTGIDVAENLMVLRTPPGAASFLASGLDRAGLADVVGTIAGDDTILVIVRSAARARELAQQIGSLSGS; translated from the coding sequence ATGAGCACGCCGGCGACGAAGCCGGCGCGCCAGGCCCGCATCGCCGAGCTGATCGAGACCCACGTCGTCGAGTCGCAGGCCCAGCTGCTCGACCTGCTCGCCGGCGACGGGACCGTCATCACCCAGGCCACGCTGAGCCGTGATCTGGAGGAGATCGGCGCGCACAAGGCCCGCGTCGAGGGCGCTCATCCGAGGTACGTCGTGACCCGCGACGGGATGCCGCTGCCGGTCGGCAGCGACCGGCCGTCGGCGCGGCTCGGCAGGCTCGTCGGCGAGCTGCTGACCGGCATCGACGTCGCCGAGAACCTGATGGTCCTGCGCACCCCGCCCGGGGCGGCGTCGTTCCTCGCCTCGGGCCTCGACCGCGCCGGCCTCGCCGACGTGGTCGGCACCATAGCCGGGGACGACACCATACTGGTGATCGTGCGCAGCGCAGCCCGCGCGCGCGAGCTCGCGCAGCAGATCGGCTCGTTGAGCGGGTCGTAG
- the argC gene encoding N-acetyl-gamma-glutamyl-phosphate reductase, protein MTVKVAVAGASGYAGGEILRLLLGHPDVEIGTLTAASSAGSLLGEHQPHLPSLAGRTLEPTEADRLAAHDVVFLALPHGASAQIAAQLPEDVLIVDCGADYRLADEAAWTRWYGGEHAGTWPYGLPELPGQRAALRGARRIAVPGCYPTVSTLTLLPAVAAGLVEPDVVIVAASGTSGAGRSLKPNLLGSEVMGSVSAYGVGGAHRHTPEISQNLAAVTDAAVSVSFTPLLVPMPRGILATCSAPLTAGADAEQVRAAYAAAYADEPFVQLLPEGQWPATGAVVGSNNVAIQVTVDPDAGRLVAVGAIDNLAKGTAGGAIQSMNLALGLAETAGLPVTGVAP, encoded by the coding sequence ATGACTGTGAAAGTTGCCGTCGCGGGAGCGAGCGGGTACGCCGGGGGAGAGATCCTGCGGCTGCTGCTGGGCCATCCGGACGTCGAGATAGGCACCCTGACCGCCGCGTCCTCCGCCGGGTCGCTGCTGGGCGAGCACCAGCCGCACCTGCCGTCGCTGGCCGGCCGGACCCTCGAGCCGACCGAGGCCGACCGGCTCGCCGCGCACGACGTGGTGTTCCTGGCGCTGCCGCACGGCGCCTCGGCGCAGATCGCCGCGCAGCTGCCCGAGGACGTGCTGATCGTCGACTGCGGCGCCGACTACCGGCTCGCCGACGAGGCGGCCTGGACCCGCTGGTACGGCGGCGAGCACGCGGGCACCTGGCCGTACGGCCTGCCGGAGCTGCCCGGTCAGCGTGCGGCGCTGCGCGGTGCCCGCCGCATCGCGGTGCCCGGGTGCTACCCGACCGTCTCGACGCTCACCCTGCTGCCGGCCGTCGCGGCCGGCCTCGTCGAGCCCGACGTCGTGATCGTCGCCGCGTCCGGCACGTCCGGCGCCGGCCGGTCGCTCAAGCCCAACCTGCTCGGCAGCGAGGTGATGGGCAGCGTGTCGGCGTACGGCGTCGGCGGCGCCCACCGGCACACACCGGAGATCTCCCAGAACCTGGCGGCGGTCACCGACGCCGCCGTGTCGGTGTCCTTCACCCCGCTGCTGGTCCCCATGCCGCGCGGCATCCTCGCGACCTGCAGCGCGCCGCTCACCGCGGGCGCGGACGCCGAGCAGGTCCGCGCCGCGTACGCCGCGGCGTACGCCGACGAGCCGTTCGTGCAGCTGCTGCCCGAGGGCCAGTGGCCCGCCACCGGCGCGGTCGTCGGCTCGAACAACGTCGCCATCCAGGTGACGGTCGACCCGGACGCCGGGCGGCTGGTCGCCGTGGGGGCGATCGACAACCTCGCGAAGGGCACCGCCGGCGGCGCCATCCAGTCGATGAACCTCGCGCTCGGACTCGCCGAGACCGCCGGGTTGCCCGTGACGGGGGTGGCGCCGTGA
- the argB gene encoding acetylglutamate kinase: protein MSDIASAADKAAVLIEALPWLTEFRDKVVVVKYGGNAMTNDALKRAFAEDMVFLRAVGIRPVVVHGGGPQISAMLDRFGIESEFRGGLRVTTAESMDVVRMVLVGQVQRELVGLLNEHGPHAVGMSGEDAHLFTAVRRSATVDGEQVDVGQVGDVAKINPSAILDLIDAGRIPVVSTVAPDADGVIHNLNADTAAGALAEALGARKLVVLTDVEGLYMAWPDKGSLRSEIGVSELEALLPSLEAGMIPKMEACLRAVKGGVPRASIIDGRQPHSVLLEIFTNEGNGTMVRPDADHDSELTTGKESS from the coding sequence ATGAGCGACATCGCAAGCGCAGCGGACAAGGCGGCCGTGCTGATCGAGGCCCTGCCGTGGCTGACGGAGTTTCGCGACAAGGTCGTCGTGGTCAAGTACGGCGGGAACGCGATGACCAACGACGCGCTCAAGCGCGCCTTCGCCGAGGACATGGTGTTCCTGCGCGCCGTCGGCATCCGGCCGGTCGTGGTGCACGGCGGCGGCCCGCAGATCAGCGCGATGCTCGACAGGTTCGGGATCGAGTCCGAGTTCCGCGGCGGCCTGCGGGTGACCACGGCGGAGTCCATGGACGTCGTGCGGATGGTGCTGGTGGGCCAGGTCCAGCGCGAGCTCGTCGGGCTGCTCAACGAGCACGGCCCGCACGCGGTCGGCATGTCCGGTGAGGACGCGCACCTGTTCACCGCCGTCCGCCGCAGCGCGACGGTCGACGGCGAGCAGGTCGACGTCGGGCAGGTCGGCGATGTCGCCAAGATCAACCCGTCGGCGATCCTCGACCTGATCGACGCGGGCCGCATCCCCGTCGTGTCGACGGTCGCGCCCGACGCGGACGGCGTCATCCACAACCTGAACGCCGACACTGCCGCCGGAGCCCTCGCCGAGGCGCTCGGCGCCCGGAAGCTGGTCGTGCTCACCGACGTCGAGGGCCTGTACATGGCCTGGCCCGACAAGGGCTCGCTGCGCAGCGAGATCGGGGTCAGCGAGCTCGAGGCGCTGCTGCCGAGCCTCGAGGCGGGCATGATCCCGAAGATGGAGGCGTGCCTGCGAGCCGTCAAGGGCGGCGTCCCGCGCGCCTCGATCATCGACGGCAGGCAGCCGCACTCGGTGCTTCTGGAGATCTTCACCAACGAGGGCAACGGCACGATGGTTCGCCCGGATGCCGACCACGACAGCGAACTGACGACCGGCAAGGAGAGCAGCTGA
- the argF gene encoding ornithine carbamoyltransferase: MSTRHFLRDDDLSPAEQAEVLALAATLKADRYADKSLAGPRSVAVLFDKASTRTRLSFAAGISELGGNPLIIDAGTSQLGRGESIADTTRVLDRICAAIVWRTGGQERIEEMAAHSAVPVINALTDEFHPCQILADLQTVTERLGSLSGRTLTYLGDTGNNMAHSYLLGGVTAGMHVRVAGPASYRPLESVVADAEAIAARTGGSVTVTDDPVAAVTGADVVATDTWISMGQEAEQGERGQAFQRYQVNDELLEHAAGHAIVLHCLPAYRGKEISAEVLDGPRAVVWDEAENRLHAQKALLVWLLRR; encoded by the coding sequence ATGAGCACGCGGCACTTCCTGCGCGACGACGACCTGTCGCCCGCCGAGCAGGCGGAGGTCCTGGCCCTGGCCGCGACGCTGAAGGCCGACCGGTACGCCGACAAGTCGCTGGCCGGCCCGCGGTCGGTGGCGGTGCTGTTCGACAAGGCGTCGACGCGGACCCGGCTGTCCTTCGCGGCCGGGATATCCGAGCTCGGCGGCAACCCCCTCATCATCGACGCCGGAACCAGCCAGCTCGGTCGCGGCGAGTCGATCGCCGACACCACGCGGGTCCTCGATCGCATCTGCGCCGCCATCGTGTGGCGCACCGGGGGACAGGAGCGGATCGAGGAGATGGCGGCACACTCGGCCGTCCCCGTGATCAACGCGCTGACCGACGAGTTCCATCCTTGCCAGATCCTCGCGGACCTGCAGACGGTCACCGAGCGGCTGGGCAGCCTCTCGGGGCGGACGCTCACCTACCTCGGCGACACCGGCAACAACATGGCGCACTCGTACCTGCTCGGCGGGGTGACCGCCGGCATGCACGTGCGCGTCGCGGGCCCGGCGTCGTACCGCCCGTTGGAGAGCGTCGTCGCGGACGCCGAGGCGATCGCCGCGCGGACCGGGGGCTCGGTGACCGTCACCGACGATCCTGTCGCCGCGGTCACCGGGGCGGACGTCGTCGCCACCGACACGTGGATCTCGATGGGGCAGGAGGCCGAGCAGGGTGAGCGCGGCCAGGCGTTCCAGCGCTACCAGGTGAACGACGAGCTGCTCGAGCACGCCGCCGGGCACGCGATCGTGCTGCACTGCCTCCCGGCCTACCGCGGGAAGGAGATCAGCGCCGAGGTGCTCGACGGGCCGCGCGCGGTGGTGTGGGACGAGGCGGAGAACCGGCTGCACGCCCAGAAGGCGCTGCTCGTGTGGCTACTGCGCCGATGA